The genome window CGTGGCCGGTGTTGGTCTGCACGGCCACGAAGCCGCGGCCGACCGCGCGCGCCGCAGTGCCTTCTCGCCCGGGGTTGTCGAGCGCCTCGCCGGCATACCCGCCGTTGCCGAGCATGTAGACGCGGCCATTCCAGCGTGCCGGCAGATCCACCTCGAACCGGACTTCGGGCTGAATGAGTCCGATGACGCGGCAAAAGTCCGGCACGTCTCCCGCGGCCGCGATGGTAGTGGCGGACAGCACCGAGACGTCATAGCCGGTTTGCGACACGAGCGCCGCGCACGCAAGCTTCGGCGCGAGGCGCGGATTGTCCGCGAGAGCCGTGTCGTTCCAGTCGCGAAACTGCGAACCGTTCTGCGCGGCTGCCGCCGCAGCGCTGACCGCGACTGCGGCGGCCGCTGCCAGCACCTTGGATCCTGTCATCTGCGTGCCTTTCGTTCTGCCCTGGCGGATTGCCGGAGGGACAGGAGCGCAGCGGGTCCCGTGGAGGCTGCTGTGCACGGCTCCGACCCGGTCGAGAGTGGATGATCCCGCAGTGTGCAGCGCAGGCCGTCCAGACCTGCGCCGCACCCGGACGCGTTCCTTCGCTCCTTCGTGTCCTTCGGTTTTATTTAGTGTCTTCGACCTTTAGGTCGCCGAGGGCGTACTGGACGCCGGCGAGGATGTGCTCGAGGAACGGCTTGATCGCGTAGTTGCGTTCGGCATGGCCGTGCGCCTCGTAGAAGAGGCGTCCCTTGCCTTCGCGGCGGATCCAGCTGAGAGCGTAGTCGTGATCCGTCCGCATGCCGCTTTCCTTGGCCTTGTCCACGTCGCTCATCTTGTCGTAGTCGATCGACGTCAGCACATGCACGTTGGTGCGCGAGAACGAGTCCTGGTTGAAGGTGTAGGTCTCGTCGTGGATCACCCATTCCTGGCCGTGGAACATCTGGGTCAGCGGGCTCTTGGGGTCGTCGATCTTGACGGTGATCTCCTGCGGATCCACCCAGTGGAACTTGAAGTATCCGCCGATCATCGTGTTGAATTCTGGCCAGAGGGGATCGCCGCCAGGCTTGCCCTGTGCGGCGTTGGCCTCGGCGCCGGCGCGGCCTCCGCCGCGGGGCGCTGGAGCGGGCGTCAGCGCGGCAAACCGCGGAGCGAAGTCGGCCTGCGCGATCCGGCCGGCCTTGTCTATGTCGAGCTTGTCCCACCAGGCGGCCGTCACTGCCGTGAATTCCGCGCGCGACAGCTTCTCATCGCCGTCCTTGTCGCCCTGCGCGACCATCGCGGTCGCGAGGGCGCCACCGGGGCCGCCGGCCCGCCCGCCCGCGCGCCCGCGGCCTGCCGGGGCCGCCGCGCCGCCGCCGCACGACGCGCCGTGGTACGAATCGGTCGCTGCGTGAATGCCCGCGATGCCCTTGCCGCCGCGGATGAATTCGAGGAGTGCCGCCCGCCGCGCCGCCGTCGCCGCCGGATCGGCCGGATCGTCGAGGAAACAGCCGGTGGTGCTATCGAGGAAAATCAGGTCGTACTGCTTGAGGTTCTCGCTGTTGATGTCGGCGGCGTCATACGTCGTCGTGGCCGTCCACGCGCCGGTCTTCTTGCCCATCTCCTCAATCGTCTTCGCGGCGAGTGGGATCGAGGAATGGACGAAACCGCGCGCCGCGCCGAGCACGAGCACCTTGCGCGGCTTCAGTGGCTTGGCCATCGCCTTGTCTGGAAGGGCGGCCATCATCTTGTCGACGTCCGACTGGCAGGCGACGTGCGGGTTGGCGCTGCGACCGCCGCAGGCGTCCTGGCCGCCGCCAGGGGGCGGGGCCGGCGCGTACGCGGCCGTGACGCGTGTCAGTCCGTCGCCGATCTCGGCCGCCGACAGCGATCCGGTCTTCGCGGTGTCCCAGTCGCCGAACCACTTGTCGAACGCGCCGGTGAACTCGTCGCGCGACACTGCGCCGTCCTTGTTGGCGTCAAACGCGGAAAAGAGTGCGGGTGCAAGACCGCCGCGTCCGCCGCCGCGTCCGCCCCCCTGCCCAGCTGGCGGGGGAGCCTGCGCGGTGAGATGCACGAGGGCGCCTGTCAACAGAACGGCAGTGCCGCCGGCCAGGGCAAACGGCGCACGAAAAAGACCAGTTCGCATAAGAGTGTTTTCTCCTGGGGGCAGTTATAGCAAAAAACAGACGGTGGCGGGATCATTCCCATGCGCCGAGCTTCGCCCCACCTCACGGCCGATACGCGCGAGGGCTCGAGCGCGCGTTGATGCCGCGGGAGCCGAACGCGTGAAGGCTGCTACCATGCCGGGAATTCCATGGACGTACGCATCGACGCACGCCGCTCGGCGGTGGCCGGCATGCTCGGGTTTGTTGCTTGTGTTTTCATCGTGCTGATCGCCGCATACGCGCCGGCTCTGCACGGCACGATGCTCTGGGACGACGATGGGCACCTGACGCGGGCTGGGCTGCGGTCGTGGGCCGGTCTGGCGCGGATCTGGTTCGAGCCCGGGGCGACGCAGCAGTACTATCCGCTCGTTCACTCTGCGTTCTGGCTGCAGGCGCTTCTGTGGCACGACACGTTCCTCGGATACCACCTGGTGAACGTCATCCTGCACGGCGTCTCCGCCAGCCTGCTCGTCGTGTTTCTCAGGCGTCTCGAGATACGCGGCGCGCTGGTGGCGGGCGCGATCTTCGCGCTGCATCCCGTCCAGGCCGAATCTGTCGCCTGGATGACGGAGCTCAAGAACACGCTGTCGGGCGTCTTCTACATGGCGGCGGCGCTGGCCTATCTTCGCTACGATCGGCAGCGCGACCCGCGAAGC of Vicinamibacterales bacterium contains these proteins:
- a CDS encoding ThuA domain-containing protein, whose amino-acid sequence is MRTGLFRAPFALAGGTAVLLTGALVHLTAQAPPPAGQGGGRGGGRGGLAPALFSAFDANKDGAVSRDEFTGAFDKWFGDWDTAKTGSLSAAEIGDGLTRVTAAYAPAPPPGGGQDACGGRSANPHVACQSDVDKMMAALPDKAMAKPLKPRKVLVLGAARGFVHSSIPLAAKTIEEMGKKTGAWTATTTYDAADINSENLKQYDLIFLDSTTGCFLDDPADPAATAARRAALLEFIRGGKGIAGIHAATDSYHGASCGGGAAAPAGRGRAGGRAGGPGGALATAMVAQGDKDGDEKLSRAEFTAVTAAWWDKLDIDKAGRIAQADFAPRFAALTPAPAPRGGGRAGAEANAAQGKPGGDPLWPEFNTMIGGYFKFHWVDPQEITVKIDDPKSPLTQMFHGQEWVIHDETYTFNQDSFSRTNVHVLTSIDYDKMSDVDKAKESGMRTDHDYALSWIRREGKGRLFYEAHGHAERNYAIKPFLEHILAGVQYALGDLKVEDTK